The Euwallacea fornicatus isolate EFF26 chromosome 5, ASM4011564v1, whole genome shotgun sequence genome includes the window GAGATTTTAAGCTATGAAATCCACCGGGGAAAAACTGGAAGTATCCACATGTAAGCTATCCTAATTTGGCGAAGCCTTTAAACAAACCTTAACAAAGTAGTCTTTTTTAGATAATAATGTATGTGTAGGGACAGGAATTGTAGTACCAGACAGGAATTTCCGGACGTAGTACCAGTTCCTCTGAAGGTTTTCCGTTTGTTACGTAGAAGTTTAAAGACTCAACCTCATCCCTGTTTCAGAACacataacatttttcagtCACGATCACAAGCACCCAATTCTTATTCTCGACAATTTCGAGTATCGAATGTAAACCAGGACCAAAGATCGAATGTTTTGGTGCTGTAGGATGAAAGACAAGTTTCGCTGTAAATCGAAGATCTTATCTTTGGATAAAATGATCTACGTTAAATCCTCGGTGGGCCAGAACCGTCTTCCCACTTTCCAAGAAGACATCACCAGGAGAGATTAGTTCGAGGATACTATATCACGTGTTCTAAGTCTGTAAAATATAGGGCGCTCCGCTGGTGTTTGCTATTACTAAGTTTGGGATCAATATTACATGTCTGAATAAATGCCAATTTAATAGTAAAGTGTCTTTTTCCATTTAGATACAGTCTACTTCCTCCTGGGACGCAAAAACCCGctattaatttataatcagAACAATTTCAAGTTGGAGAAGAAATTGCAATCGAAGACCATGTGGGCATGCAGGTTCAATGTCGGTTCAAAAACGAGATGCAAAGTGCGAATCCACACTTCAGGAAACACTTTGTACATGAAGAACAATGCTGTGCACAATCATCCACCCAACTTCAGGGGAAAGTACGAGGATTGCGTAGCTCAAGTAGTTAACGTTCAGTTCGTTGACAGTTTGACCACCCGGTATACTACGCCGCAGATTCGCAGCTAATTTGCGCACTAAATATACGTTTTTTTCGCAAGGAgctttttgattttctaaCCCTGTATTCTCGGTATTTGCCGAATTTGCGtggtttaaaacaaattttctatttcgaaCCTCTCGATTACTGACCAGACTCCGCTTCGCACCATTTGGTCAATCAGCGATCGCATCTCTGGTTTAAATGGTTTGGTTAGAGTTTCAGGGGCGTCCTGagttttttcttgtttcccTCAATAGATTTTCGATCGTGTCTGCGAGCTCTCTTGCTAACAAGATCTATGGTCTGGATACCCAATATCTAATGTAATTATAACTATGGGAATAATATGTCCGaaataattaacatatttttattgaattctaTTCAAAGCAAACACAACGAgaataaatctaattttgaTTTCGTTTACCAATCCTATTGCTTAAAGCAGGTTTTCATTTTGGACATTTCTTGGCAAGAATTGATGCGACCAATGGCCTCCAAACACGATATTACAGCATCGACATTCTTAGGTTTTTTTGCATTTGAGGAAAAATATTCCtagaatttagaaaatatgtatattgagCAATCAAAAGCAcgacaaaatatttactttgatATGCTCAATATTGATTGCTCCGTCGGTGCTAATGAACCCGTCTTTAGTGATGAGGCATTTATGGAAGCACATCTTCTTCTCATCATTGTCGCTGGCATTCTGTACTTCTTGTACAGTTGTACCAATTTCTTTCTCACATTCCTCGATCAATTCCTTGGAATGTCGATTTATTAATTGAGCTGCAGCATCTGGTGCATCGGCGTAAACCTGAAATttgtgtcaatttttttaacagaaaactTTGTATTTCACTCACCGTGTATACAAAGCACGCTAAAAGGGCACTAGCCAATATCAACTTGttattgatcatttttttcttttttttgataaaactggCTCTGCAACTCTCAGGTAGGAACTATGCTTACACCTGGTTAGTCTTTGGTTTTATACTTTGCTTTCCATTACGtgtaaaattgataatttgcGACTTCCACTTCCGTCTACTAAATGGTGTGGCTGAGGCcatattatgaaatttattttatttatcacgTCGCATCCTTTAtgaatagttaaaaaaattaggggaAATTCCTGTTATCTAACATCAAATTGTGTTGCCCTTTATTCTCTTCTAATGTGTTTTTGTAATATGTTTTGGGTGATTATATTGAGTTGTAAGGCACCCTAGATGCGGCGAAAGAAGAAACTGCTTCTTTTGAGGCGCTCTATCCATTAAAACATGAATTCAATCGACAAATTCGTTATTCAGAACTTAAACTGAAATGGATTATGCTCATTCCTTTCTAATATTCGTCACATTAACATTTATCTGCATATATTTCTTATCAAAAAGAGCTAAGTGGGCCTTTTCCTTCTAAACGCCGTTttccataaataatttttattttgagaaaaagcAATGGcgcaccattttttttttaatttaaaaatgtgctgtgGAACGCGCCactggtgaaattaaaaataacctttttaCCGTCAAAATTAATTGTCAAAACATACCAAACTTTATTTACATATCTCACGTGGTTGTGGAGATATGAACGAAAATtgggttttttaataaaatcttaatATCCTATATCTGTCTAATGAAGCATTATCGCAGTGTGGTTCATATGGGGAACCACATTATTTTCCAACGTTCTATCAGTTCCTGAAATGTAATGAAATACTTATGGGATCCCTTGTATGGTTCCTTACATGCGCAACTTTGTTATTTGACTTTTTGTTCGATTTCTAAACGTTGAAATTTATGTCCACCCATTGCATGCTATTGGTACGCCCTATATATCTGTATAAAGCACTAAAACATTTCAAGAAGCGATTCCTGAAATTTCACTAAGACAATTCTTGATTTACATGACAAGTCGTAAACGCTTCGGTATTGAGATACAAGGTGTTGTAAGTTCAGGTTCTCCTAAAATTTTCCTCCAGAATCGCATTAGTTTTTGAACTACTAAGTTGATGTCGTGTACAGTCACTAGTTGTAAAATCGgcgaagcggcactttttcaGCAGTCAGACCCCTTTTACCACCCCGAATTTTTTGTGCTGCGCCGCTGAGCGctcaatttcagaaatttaaattcattgttCAATTCTGAAAGTTTTTTGATGATATTATGACGGTTTCTATTAAATGAATGCCTATGGATGAGCAGGTATAGTTTATGGCTTGAAGGTTTTCTATCGCTTTATATTCgtcattatattaaaaattacgattaaatgtgtaataaattacaccaaaattataatattatttctaatgTTATTTGGTTTTCCTAGGTCATTTCCGGTCTTTTCGTTTATGCTGTGAATTACTATGTATTATTGATATTAAGCTTCAATTGCGATAATCTAATATACTCagaattattatatatatatttttttacatatgtattatatgttttttaatgcttATTGGGTATACTGGGACTGTAAAACCAGGGGTCTTCATGATAAAAATCCCTCTATAATTTGAGTTGATTCTCCTGCCTGAAGAATGTTCCTCCTTGTGATCTCCAATTTTTCGATAACATTTAATACCAATTTTGTGCAATTAATTatgctacgaaatttggtcaATCAAAGTCACACAACATTTTCAACTGCAGcgtatattttcaataatgacAAGGAAATAACCGAAAAATGGTTCATTCCAGCCCCTCCTTTTTAAAACACTCCATTGCTTTGGTGATGTCTTGGCAAgaggaaatttttttcaacttctcAATACATGATATTAACGTTTCGATATCGACATTCCCTTTCAGTGCCCCAAATGCTGcctaaaatggaaaaattgaattattataaataggAGACGACCCCATGTCTTTTCTACAGACGTACAGCCATTAATGAGGTCGATCAGAGAGGTAATTCGCCTTGGAGCAGTTTACGTTAAAGGATCTAGcatgattttgatttattttgagcATCGCTCCCCTCAATTTAACAGACGTGgaatttttcactttcacaTATCccaaatgttaatattttagatttttcaataaattatttttaattttggacaCTGCTCAACCGATCCGAACCAAATCTTACttaataaagtattatttaatcCACTAActttaattcaataatctgagtttttatatgttttgaGATGTGTTATTAGAATGAAATGTACCTCATAAAGTAACTCTTACCCTAATTTTGACTAAATCAAATGTTCCATCACTtccaatgaagccttgtttgGTAGAAATGCATTTGATAAAACA containing:
- the LOC136339016 gene encoding uncharacterized protein — translated: MINNKLILASALLACFVYTVYADAPDAAAQLINRHSKELIEECEKEIGTTVQEVQNASDNDEKKMCFHKCLITKDGFISTDGAINIEHIKEYFSSNAKKPKNVDAVISCLEAIGRINSCQEMSKMKTCFKQ
- the LOC136339118 gene encoding general odorant-binding protein 99a-like, giving the protein MACKLLFVTICLLLTFSIKSSSQLVPIKDLSKGDLTQCEQEIGITLEEVQKNMKDLAKNQDEKTLCFIKCISTKQGFIGSDGTFDLVKIRAAFGALKGNVDIETLISCIEKLKKISSCQDITKAMECFKKEGLE